A single window of Candidatus Neomarinimicrobiota bacterium DNA harbors:
- a CDS encoding DMT family transporter produces MNSRAWLAYAMTTTLLWGIWGALIEIPEKAGFPATLGYSAWAMTMIPVAIIALKLIGWQLERDRRSISIGMSAGLLGCSGQLILFQVLRIGPAYIVFPIISLYPVVTIILSATLLKERASRRSWIGIFSALFAILMLAYQSPVSSPVKGYFWLALAIVVFLMWGIQAFIMKSAGDSMHAESFAFYTMSSAVLLTPIALFMTDFSLSINWGFSGLYSALLIQSLNAVGFLFFAYSIRYGKAIIVVPMMALAPVVTVILSLILYAVIPHPIIIGGMILAFIAIYLMAE; encoded by the coding sequence GTGAATTCTAGAGCATGGTTGGCATATGCAATGACTACGACCCTTCTATGGGGTATTTGGGGTGCGTTGATTGAAATACCGGAAAAGGCTGGATTTCCAGCAACACTGGGCTATTCAGCTTGGGCTATGACGATGATTCCCGTTGCTATCATTGCCTTGAAGCTTATCGGTTGGCAATTAGAACGGGATCGGCGTTCGATATCTATAGGAATGAGTGCAGGGCTTTTAGGATGTAGTGGCCAGCTCATCCTGTTCCAAGTTTTGCGGATAGGTCCCGCCTACATCGTTTTTCCGATCATCTCACTTTATCCGGTGGTAACGATTATATTATCGGCTACACTGTTGAAAGAAAGAGCGAGTAGACGCTCATGGATTGGGATTTTCTCCGCCCTTTTCGCTATTTTGATGTTGGCATACCAATCTCCGGTAAGCTCACCTGTTAAAGGTTATTTCTGGCTAGCGCTGGCAATCGTCGTCTTCCTGATGTGGGGTATTCAGGCCTTCATCATGAAATCCGCTGGTGATAGTATGCATGCGGAGAGCTTCGCGTTTTATACTATGTCCAGTGCTGTCCTACTGACTCCGATTGCCTTGTTCATGACCGATTTTTCCCTGAGCATCAACTGGGGATTCTCCGGGCTTTACTCCGCACTACTCATCCAATCCTTGAATGCGGTGGGGTTCCTCTTCTTTGCCTATTCAATACGCTACGGTAAGGCCATCATCGTTGTGCCTATGATGGCACTAGCGCCTGTTGTAACCGTCATTCTCTCGCTCATATTGTACGCTGTTATTCCGCATCCGATAATTATTGGGGGTATGATTTTAGCCTTCATCGCGATATATCTAATGGCAGAATAA